Proteins encoded within one genomic window of Trichoderma asperellum chromosome 2, complete sequence:
- a CDS encoding uncharacterized protein (EggNog:ENOG41~BUSCO:EOG092D3ALG), whose protein sequence is MASIELSEKYDNYDYPIEAPEPQEGHSGNLTAEQQAKVHQLRMLLEAEGVTERLDSLTLLRFLRARKFDVELAKQMFLDTEKWRKETKLDEILPTWDYPEKPEISKYYKQFYHKIDNDGRPVYIETLGGIDLTAMYKISTAERMLTNLAVEYERVADPRLPACSRKAGHLLETCCTIMDLKGVTLTKVPQVYSYVKQASVISQNYYPERLGKLFLINAPWGFSTVWSVVKGWLDPVTVKKINILGSSYQSELKKHIPAENIPKEFGGTCECAGGCENSDAGPWHDPQWARPAKWEQKADSAAAPAAAPAPAPAVAEEEVATDAAPAAA, encoded by the exons ATGGCGTCCATAGAACTCAGCGAGAAATATGACAACTATGACTACCCCATTGAGGCCCCCGAGCCTCAGGAGGGCCACTCCGGAAACTTGACCGCCGAACAGCAGGCCAAGGTCCACCAGCTGCGCATGCTGCTCGAGGCCGAGGGTGTCACCGAGCGCCTGGATTCACTGACTCTG CTGCGATTCCTGCGAGCACGAAAGTTCGACGTTGAGCTTGCCAAGCAGAT GTTCCTCGACACCGAGAAGTGGCGTAAGGAGACCAAGCTCGACGAGATTCTTCCCACCTGGGACTACCCCGAGAAGCCTGAGATCTCCAAATACTACAAGCAGTTCTACCACAAGATTGATAAC GATGGCCGCCCCGTTTACATCGAAACCCTCGGTGGCATTGACCTGACGGCCATGTACAAGATCTCGACTGCAGAGCGCATGCTTACCAACCTTGCTGTCGAGTATGAGCGCGTGGCTGACCCACGTCTGCCTGCCTGCTCCCGCAAGGCTGGCCACCTCCTCGAGACCTGCTGCACCATCATGGATCTCAAGGGCGTCACCCTCACAAAGGTCCCCCAGGTCTACTCATACGTCAAGCAGGCGTCTGTCATTTCCCAGAACTACTACCCCGAGCGTCTGGGCAAGCTGTTCCTGATCAATGCTCCCTGGGGCTTCTCAACTGTCTGGAGTGTTGTAAAGGGCTGGTTGGACCCCGTCACCGTCAAGAAGATCAACATCCTCGGAAGCAGCTACCAGtctgagctgaagaagcacaTTCCTGCCGAGAACATCCCCAAGGAGTTTGGCGGTACCTGCGAATGCGCGGGAGGTTGCGAGAATAGCGACGCCGGCCCATGGCACGACCCTCAGTGGGCTAGGCCTGCCAAGTGGGAGCAGAAGGCCGACAGTGCCGCTGCCCCTGCCGCTGCCCCAGCCCCTGCTCCCGCTgttgctgaggaggaggtcgCTACTGACGCGGCGCCTGCTGCGGCTTAA